The following nucleotide sequence is from Deltaproteobacteria bacterium.
TATCTTCTCCTCTCCCTTTGACCACCAAAACCTCCAGACAATTGTGCTCATCCAAGTGGATATGGAGGGTGGAGAGAATGGACTGATAATACCGGTGCTGCATTTCCGTTAAAGTTCGGGAAAGTTCCCGGGTATGGTGACTGTAAACGATAGCAATGGTTCCTACGGTTTCTTTCTTTCCTTCTTCCCATTCTTCCTGAACCAGACTTTCCCGGATCAGGTCCCGCAGGGCTTCGGATCGGTTCTGATATCCTTTGCGGGAAATCAAGCGGTCAAAATTTTTGAGCAAACTCTCCTCGATCGACACACCGAAGCGGGTTATCAAAGCCATTTCTCCCTCCTATCAAAAAACCATCCATAGACCTTCTGCGCCCTGTGGGAAATTAAAGGGACTTTACCTCTGTTAGGTCTTGTTCTCGCAGCATTCTCCTCTTCCAGGAATCAAGGGCTGGAAGCACGTAGGGCAAAATCCGCAGAGAATAGAAGGGCGGCAAGAGGGGAACGCCGAGCAAATCTCCAAAGGTGAGAAGCATAAAAAGATCATGCCGGGCAAGCTTCTCGTGCCGGGCGGTTTGTTCAATCTCAAAAAAGGCCATGCCCACGAAGAAATCATGGAGAAATTTTTTTAGACGATCAAACCTTTCACCCATCTTCTTGCCCGCCGGAATGATTTTTTTAACGCTTCCCAGGCTTTGAGCATATATAATACTCGGGAAATGATTCCGGCGTCAAACCTTTTGGGCAACCTGCGCAGGTCTTTTTATAAGGGCAGAGAATGCTCCCCTTTTCCTTTCATTGAAAAATTTTTGCTGTAATTCAGACAGTAAAAAAACTTTTCTCGAAAACCCATCAGAGTAAAGCTTCCATTCGCCTTTAAAAACATTTTCGTGTAGGACTTGCGATTTTTTTCTTGGCCTATATAAATCTGTAGGTTATTTAATAACCCACCTCCCCACCCCCCGCCCCCAAACAACGGCTCTCCACAGTCTGAATTAAAGAAAACAAAAAAAATAATTGACTTTTTTGATAATGAAGATTATTATAAAAATTTAATCCTTACATATTCTGATTGATCGGCGAGGGGTTGATTTTATAGGTTTTTTAAATTTTTTCACACCGCGACATGAGATAAAAAAGTACACCCAGCATTGAAAAAATGACTCAGTCAGGATTATCAATTTATTTCTCGTTTCTTGTGATGAAATGATTAAGAATTAGTAAAAATTAACATTGGTTTGGGAGGGAGGGGAAAATGAATGCCGGGGGTCAAAGTTAAAGAAGGTGAATCCTTCGAAAATGCCCTAAAAAGGTTTAAAAAGCAGTGCGAGAAGGCCGGGATTCTTTCGGAAATCCGCAAGCGGGAGCATTACGAAAAGCCCAGCGTGAAGAGGAAGAAAAAAGCCCTGGCCGCGCGCAAGCGGGCCATGAAGCGCATGCGGATTTATGACGAGTAATCAAGCATGATGCTCAAAGAACAAATCTCGAAAGATTTCAACGAGGCGTTAAAAGCTCGGGATGAACGAAAACTTTCGGCGCTACGCCTTCTTCGGACCGAGATCAAGAAGCGGGAAGTCAGCGGTCAGAAGAAGGAACTGGCAGATGCCGAGGTGATGGAGACCATTACGACCCTGGTCAAACAGCGGCGAGAATCCATTCGACTCTTTCGAGAAGGCCAACGGCAAGATTTGGTGGAGAAGGA
It contains:
- the nikR gene encoding nickel-responsive transcriptional regulator NikR, with the translated sequence MALITRFGVSIEESLLKNFDRLISRKGYQNRSEALRDLIRESLVQEEWEEGKKETVGTIAIVYSHHTRELSRTLTEMQHRYYQSILSTLHIHLDEHNCLEVLVVKGRGEDIKKISERLIGTKGVKHGKLSLTTTGRDLG
- the rpsU gene encoding 30S ribosomal protein S21, whose protein sequence is MPGVKVKEGESFENALKRFKKQCEKAGILSEIRKREHYEKPSVKRKKKALAARKRAMKRMRIYDE
- a CDS encoding GatB/YqeY domain-containing protein yields the protein MMLKEQISKDFNEALKARDERKLSALRLLRTEIKKREVSGQKKELADAEVMETITTLVKQRRESIRLFREGQRQDLVEKEEAELQFLQTYLPQPLSQSAIEVLIDQVLLETRATGMKDQGKVMKAVMAKISGRAEGKIVSEIVKQKLSKLAS